In Arachis stenosperma cultivar V10309 chromosome 1, arast.V10309.gnm1.PFL2, whole genome shotgun sequence, one DNA window encodes the following:
- the LOC130976832 gene encoding uncharacterized protein LOC130976832 — protein sequence MAKQPPPTPSELLRMVTELRQVVAEENQRMINQIANLNNTRTENNDRQERTEEAEQQSGPTHVSDTARQEEEQPEHDEKTQKNIENDDQESSPGPFTAEVMNFVLPRRFTLPTTLTPYDGLGDPKKYIKKFTSIMIVNGASDKVLCRCFPSYLDGPALDWFCSLPAVKQGQHESLKDYMTRFTKIAMSIPDLHPEVELHAIKSGLRPGKFQETIAVAKQKTMAEFREKAKGQIDIEELRQARKVEKPHHRDDDKTRDSKKNFKPIPRYETYTKFNTKRDDINKEILNSKLIKPPRKVGNYPDSKGTDRSKYYSFHQKHGHNTDDCIIAKDLLERLARQRHLDKYISGHMQRQAPTSGDQSSVTQHGQDRDRLNSSHPELPTRTINCISEGFAGGGATSSARKRSYRAILSINADQSQQQPLPTSPQITFQTADHDNSVVNLDDPVVISLQLGDLLVKKVLLDPGSSADVLFYSTFQKMKLSSNVIQPSTGDLVGFSGERVPVMGSVWLQITLGKFPSSKTLDIQYLDNTIATIHSDAREARECYNNSLKRPNRNTKAQVLNIDNMNDQHMLADLDPRAGTLERPTPNRRPR from the exons ATGGCTAAACAACCTCCGCCCACACCATCCGAATTGCTCCGGATGGTGACTGAGTTGCGGCAAGTCGTGGCTGAGGAGAACCAAAGAATGATAAATCAAATTGCCAACTTGAATAACACTAGAACCGAAAACAATGACCGACAAGAACGGACAGAAGAAGCCGAGCAGCAGTCAGGGCCAACACATGTCTCAGACACAGCCCGACAGGAAGAGGAGCAACCCGAACATGATGAAAAAACTCAGAAAAACATAGAGAATGACGATCAAGAAAGCTCCCCCGGACCATTCACGGCGGAGGTGATGAACTTCGTGCTACCCCGAAGGTTTACTCTGCCGACCACCCTAACTCCCTATGATGGGTTAGGTGATCCGAAGAAATACATCAAGAAATTCACCTCCATAATGATAGTAAACGGTGCATCTGATAAAGTTTTATGTCGTTGTTTTCCATCTTACTTAGACGGTCCTGCACTTGATTGGTTTTGTTCTTTGCCTGCAG TCAAGCAAGGCCAGCACGAAAGCCTCAAAGACTACATGACGCGCTTCACAAAGATAGCCATGAGTATACCCGACCTCCACCCCGAGGTGGAACTACACGCCATAAAAAGCGGATTACGACCTGGAAAATTCCAGGAAACTATTGCTGTGGCCAAACAAAAAACTATGGCCGAGTTCCGTGAAAAAGCTAAAGGACAGATCGACATCGAAGAACTCCGACAAGCTCGGAAAGTAGAAAAGCCTCACCATAGAGACGACGACAAAACACGGGACAGCAAGAAGAATTTCAAACCAATTCCACGATATGAGACTTACACCAAATTCAACACCAAGCGCGATGATATCAACAAGGAGATCTTGAATTCGAAATTAATCAAGCCACCAAGAAAAGTTGGCAATTACCCAGATTCAAAAGGCACTGACCGATCAAAATACTACTCCTTCCACCAGAAGCACGGACACAATACCGACGACTGTATCATCGCCAAAGACCTACTGGAGCGACTAGCTCGGCAGCGTCACCTCGACAAATACATCAGTGGCCACATGCAGCGGCAAGCACCTACTTCAGGAGACCAAAGCTCGGTTACACAACATGGCCAAGATAGAGACCGACTGAACAGTAGCCATCCTGAACTACCAACACGTACAATTAATTGTATTTCCGAAGGTTTTGCAGGTGGCGGAGCCACAAGCTCGGCAAGAAAAAGATCTTACCGAGCTATACTTTCCATCAACGCCGATCAAAGTCAACAGCAGCCGCTGCCAACATCTCCACAGATAACATTCCAGACAGCCGATCATGATAATAGCGTAGTAAATCTGGATGATCCCGTCGTAATCTCCCTACAGCTCGGAGATCTCCTGGTTAAAAAGGTGTTGCTCGACCCAGGCAGCAGCGCTGACGTTCTCTTCTACTCAACATTCCAGAAAATGAAACTAAGCAGTAATGTCATCCAACCTTCTACTGGTGACTTGGTAGGATTCTCAGGTGAGCGAGTCCCGGTTATGGGCTCTGTGTGGTTACAAATCACACTCGGTAAGTTTCCCTCGTCAAAAACTTTAGACATTCAATACTTG GACAACACAATTGCAACCATTCACAGCGATGCCCGAGAAGCCAGGGAATGCTACAACAATAGTCTCAAAAGACCTAACCGTAACACAAAAGCCCAGGTTCTCAATATCGATAACATGAACGACCAACACATGCTGGCCGACCTTGATCCTAGAGCAGGAACACTAGAAAGACCAACCCCCAACAGAAGACCTCGATAA